AGCAGAACGCCGACATGGTGTTGCTCGCATCGAACTCACATCTCGACGAGCAAGAGAGTGGGACCGGTCGCGAGTACGATTCGATCAACGAAGCGATCATTACGGCGGTCGATCTGATGATCGGTGCCGGACGCGAGACGCGAAGCGTCATCGACGTCAAAGACTACGTGACGCTTCCGTCTCAGATGGACGCCTACCACTTTACGCCGGCAGTCGCGACCGATCTCAACGGCGACGTGTACGAACTCGAGTACATGTTCGACAAGGCGACGGAGAACGCGTATATTCCGATGGACGTCGGGACGACGGCGGCCGCTTACGCCATCGTGCGTGCGCCCGAACGAATGATCGAGAACGGGGAGATCACCGAACCCGACGTGTACGGCGCGTTCCGCGAGTGGACGGGAAAACACGAGATCAACGTGGCCGGCCAGGCCACCCTCACGCCGAAGCAGGGCCGTGGCTCCGACGTCGACGTCCTGTTGTTGCTCGGCGGGTTCGACCTCAACCCGCTGCTCGAGCACTCGTGGGATGACTTCGAGATGCTCGGTGACAGCCTCACCGGACACGGTGGCGGAAGTGGTGACCTCTCTCGAGCGGAACTCGATCGGATCGTCGACAACCTCGATTCGTACGTGGCAAAGAACGCGGAGTGATCGTCGAGGATGAACGCACACGAAGTCACCGCAGACGGCCACCGACAACCGACGAGCCGTCTCCTGCTCGCACTCACCCTCGTTGTCGCGCTCGCACTCGCCGGCACGCTCTTCGCCGGCGCCGTCGCAGGCGAAGACGATGGATCACTCGAGCGCGATGGACACAATCTCTCGGTCGATCTATCGGGCATCGACGGAGACCCGGACGAGTTGATCGTCGAGGTGAACGAGCCAGCAGGGATCACCTACACGGAGAACGCGAGCGGTGAGACGGGCGACATCGACGTCGACCTGACGGATCCGGACGAACCGATCGGAAACGAGTCGCTGACGGCGGCGAACGTCACGGTAACGGTGACGCTTGCCGACGACGAGCCAGAGACCGTCCCCCGCAACGAGATCGTCGGGCTCCACTACGCGACGTTCGACGAGACGGTCCCAGTCTGGATCGCGGACGGCGAGGTCCGAATTGCACTGGCCGACGACGGAACCGGCGGACTCGTCGGCAACGAGACCGTCCAGATCGCCGCCGACGAATCCGGAGACACCATCGACGGGACGATTCGGAACGGTGGGACACAGCTCGCGATCGACCATGATGAGTTCGTAGACCACGTCTCCGCAACCGACGAGTTCACCATCGATATCTACGAAAACGGAGGGACGGTAACGGAGGGCCACCGATCACTCGGGCCGGAACTGCGATCCGTCGACGATCAACTCGTCGTCTGGCACCCGCTCCTCGAGACCGATCGGGAGTACGATATCGACGCAGAAGACGCCGACGGACGGTACGTAGCGACCGACGAACCATC
Above is a window of Natronorubrum tibetense GA33 DNA encoding:
- a CDS encoding FtsZ/tubulin family protein, producing the protein MAQSDTFTRWSVIASGEGGGRIASQFFDRSENPGIDDRILVMNTNRADLRNTIDRMKGELRAGQNSEEVMESHALEFGSQQGAGNFFPNGEACAQEDLGRIVSRIKDFSSTDAFMHAVTLGGGTGNGSIPYVVDQFKNGLHDLDDDNVFENWMDSVIHTAFGVWPHYYEQPQRHFNAVCGLSRLLRTEDGEQNADMVLLASNSHLDEQESGTGREYDSINEAIITAVDLMIGAGRETRSVIDVKDYVTLPSQMDAYHFTPAVATDLNGDVYELEYMFDKATENAYIPMDVGTTAAAYAIVRAPERMIENGEITEPDVYGAFREWTGKHEINVAGQATLTPKQGRGSDVDVLLLLGGFDLNPLLEHSWDDFEMLGDSLTGHGGGSGDLSRAELDRIVDNLDSYVAKNAE